A region from the Desulfitobacterium dehalogenans ATCC 51507 genome encodes:
- a CDS encoding dimethyl sulfoxide reductase anchor subunit family protein: MHSWPLYLFTLAIQSAVGGCIMLMLYNSLLKDIAAKDTMQKTNLKSLTVLTILSILGLGLSFFDIGYPLNAVNAITNLGSSWLSREILLTVLFIALVCLSFLVSWKKQHLSQALLTTAGIAGLALIFAMSSLYSHTIFEPWNSINTMIGFYGSAIILGAVVVNIVFFPVFKSTPGSFDAVKLPTLLAILAAFIIQFIFMASLGSNLAPLNPSLSLVRWFCSAFAALLLVYLYFKAPKKSELLYISFGLLFVGELIGRYLFYLPLS, encoded by the coding sequence ATGCATTCATGGCCATTATATCTATTCACCCTGGCTATTCAGTCCGCCGTGGGCGGCTGCATCATGCTTATGCTTTATAATAGCTTGCTTAAAGATATTGCCGCAAAAGACACCATGCAAAAAACCAATCTTAAAAGCTTAACCGTCTTGACCATTCTTTCCATTCTCGGCCTTGGTCTCTCATTTTTTGATATCGGCTATCCTCTCAATGCCGTCAACGCTATTACCAACCTGGGCTCTTCCTGGTTGAGCCGTGAAATCCTGTTGACCGTCTTATTTATTGCCTTAGTCTGTCTCTCTTTCCTCGTAAGCTGGAAAAAGCAACACCTTTCTCAAGCCTTGCTAACCACTGCCGGTATTGCCGGATTGGCTCTGATCTTCGCTATGAGCTCCCTATATAGTCACACGATTTTTGAACCCTGGAACAGCATCAATACCATGATCGGTTTTTATGGCTCCGCCATCATCTTAGGGGCTGTAGTGGTTAATATTGTCTTCTTCCCTGTCTTTAAAAGCACCCCTGGCTCCTTTGATGCGGTCAAGCTGCCGACCTTGCTTGCCATCTTAGCTGCCTTCATCATCCAGTTCATCTTCATGGCATCCTTAGGCTCGAACCTTGCCCCTCTCAACCCTTCCCTGTCCTTAGTACGTTGGTTCTGTTCAGCCTTTGCCGCTCTCTTGCTGGTCTATTTATATTTTAAGGCCCCTAAGAAGTCAGAGCTGCTCTATATCTCCTTCGGGCTCCTGTTCGTCGGAGAATTAATCGGCAGATATTTATTCTACCTTCCCTTAAGCTAA
- a CDS encoding methyl-accepting chemotaxis protein, with amino-acid sequence MTSTVVVFYQLEKMQQDGSVINTAGVVRGATQRLIKLELAKQPNDELIQKLDGIIEGLIQGDESLGLPKATDEAFIQEMNKVKSEWQSLKGTIQSARNSGNFTSLVQESESYFTTTNAAVAAAEVFSAAKVKALKMIQSVLMVFNIILLIAIWFMSSSRISQPIQKLIDIIEHLNISENIPEQFMNRKDEVGGLSRAFQGVIYNIRSLVEGLASSSEKLAGSAAFLKTISQESSNASMEVAKTIEGIAHGASDQATEIQSGVAQMDVLGHLVAEDQKKVEDLRRATDKVEQLKDEGTTILADLIEITHQNGKSAQEVRETILETNESAENIVEASLKIKEIAAQTNLLALNAAIEAARAGEQGRGFAVVAEEIRKLAEDSNRFTTEIENITKVLSLKTQEAVVKMGEMDSVVKIQSESVSATETKFVGIAEAIDSIQEYTEIISSSTEDIADKNQSIMNMIQSLSAIAEESAASTQEVSASVQEQTAAMDQIAGASQELADLAEELESNMHGFTKK; translated from the coding sequence GTGACCAGCACAGTGGTCGTTTTTTACCAATTAGAGAAAATGCAGCAGGATGGTTCCGTCATTAATACAGCGGGAGTCGTTCGGGGGGCAACCCAGAGACTCATTAAGCTGGAGCTGGCAAAGCAGCCTAACGATGAACTTATACAAAAGTTGGATGGAATTATCGAAGGGTTAATTCAAGGTGATGAGAGCCTGGGGCTGCCTAAGGCCACCGACGAGGCTTTTATCCAAGAGATGAACAAGGTAAAAAGTGAGTGGCAATCCTTAAAGGGTACCATCCAATCAGCCCGGAATAGTGGAAACTTTACCTCTCTCGTTCAAGAAAGCGAATCCTATTTTACCACTACCAATGCAGCAGTAGCAGCTGCGGAAGTATTCTCTGCCGCAAAAGTAAAAGCTCTAAAGATGATTCAGTCCGTACTTATGGTATTTAATATAATTCTCTTAATCGCCATCTGGTTTATGAGCTCCTCCCGGATTTCCCAGCCTATTCAAAAGCTGATAGACATCATCGAGCATCTCAACATATCCGAGAATATCCCCGAACAATTCATGAATCGTAAGGATGAAGTGGGGGGTCTTTCCCGAGCCTTCCAAGGGGTGATTTATAATATTCGTAGCTTAGTGGAAGGATTGGCTTCTTCCTCGGAAAAACTGGCCGGTTCAGCCGCCTTCCTAAAGACGATCAGTCAGGAATCCTCCAATGCATCTATGGAAGTTGCCAAAACTATCGAAGGGATTGCCCATGGCGCCAGTGACCAGGCGACCGAGATTCAAAGCGGCGTCGCCCAAATGGATGTCCTGGGACATTTGGTGGCAGAGGATCAAAAGAAGGTGGAGGATCTGCGCCGAGCCACAGATAAAGTGGAACAGCTTAAAGATGAAGGAACCACGATCCTGGCGGATCTGATTGAAATTACTCATCAAAATGGGAAGAGTGCCCAGGAGGTTCGGGAGACCATCCTGGAGACCAATGAAAGTGCTGAAAATATCGTGGAAGCCAGCCTGAAAATTAAGGAGATCGCCGCCCAGACCAACCTATTGGCTCTCAATGCTGCCATTGAAGCAGCGAGGGCAGGTGAACAGGGCCGCGGCTTTGCGGTGGTGGCTGAGGAAATCCGCAAATTGGCTGAAGACTCCAATCGCTTCACCACAGAGATCGAAAACATCACCAAGGTCCTGTCCCTAAAGACCCAGGAAGCGGTGGTCAAGATGGGAGAGATGGATTCTGTGGTTAAGATTCAGTCGGAAAGCGTCTCCGCCACTGAGACCAAATTCGTCGGCATCGCTGAGGCTATCGACAGTATCCAAGAATATACGGAGATTATCAGCAGCTCCACTGAGGATATAGCCGATAAGAATCAATCCATCATGAACATGATTCAGAGTCTTTCCGCTATTGCTGAAGAAAGTGCGGCAAGCACCCAGGAAGTATCCGCATCGGTACAGGAGCAAACGGCAGCTATGGATCAGATCGCCGGGGCTAGTCAGGAACTGGCCGATCTGGCCGAAGAGCTTGAATCCAACATGCATGGATTTACCAAAAAGTAA
- a CDS encoding CD3324 family protein encodes MEYQNAKNILPKKLVDEIQKYVQGQTLYIPRKTSHKTGWGEMSGTKAALRERNQSIMRMYRVGSRIEDIAAQYYLSPDSVRKIVSTQNMD; translated from the coding sequence ATGGAGTATCAGAATGCTAAAAATATATTGCCTAAGAAGCTTGTTGACGAAATCCAAAAATATGTACAGGGGCAAACTCTTTACATTCCCCGCAAAACATCCCACAAGACCGGTTGGGGCGAAATGAGCGGAACCAAAGCTGCTTTACGGGAAAGAAATCAAAGTATTATGAGGATGTACCGGGTGGGAAGCCGGATTGAGGATATTGCGGCCCAATATTATCTTTCGCCGGATAGTGTCAGAAAAATCGTCAGCACCCAAAACATGGACTGA
- a CDS encoding winged helix-turn-helix domain-containing protein has product MKIMLVDDERSIQKAVEYIVRENGYQFCYVDNGLEALAVFTRESPDLLILDVMLPGLDGFAVCEKIRAFSDVPIIFLSAKGDIVDKGIGFKMGGDDYLVKPFSSMELDFRIKALLRRPHRVDDEPNNSDEVLKVGDLEIRLNEYEVYAGGEKVDLTSKEFEVLTFFAKHRGQVFTREQLLDRIWGLDFEGDTNTVTVFIRRIREKIEADPAKPQYLLTVWGVGYKFRPK; this is encoded by the coding sequence ATGAAAATCATGTTGGTCGATGATGAGAGAAGCATTCAAAAGGCTGTTGAATATATCGTACGGGAAAACGGCTATCAGTTCTGCTATGTGGATAATGGTCTGGAGGCCCTTGCGGTCTTTACCAGAGAGTCCCCGGATTTGCTCATTCTGGACGTTATGCTTCCGGGGCTGGATGGCTTTGCGGTATGTGAAAAGATCCGGGCCTTCAGCGATGTGCCCATTATCTTTCTGTCAGCTAAAGGGGACATTGTCGATAAAGGCATTGGCTTTAAAATGGGGGGAGATGATTATCTCGTCAAGCCCTTCAGCTCCATGGAATTGGATTTTCGTATCAAGGCCTTGCTGCGCAGACCTCATCGCGTGGACGATGAGCCCAACAACAGTGATGAGGTGCTAAAGGTCGGTGACTTAGAGATACGCTTAAATGAATATGAGGTCTATGCCGGTGGTGAAAAAGTGGATCTGACCTCTAAGGAATTTGAGGTCCTGACCTTTTTCGCCAAACACCGAGGGCAAGTCTTTACCCGGGAACAATTGCTGGATAGAATCTGGGGACTGGATTTTGAGGGAGATACCAATACCGTCACGGTATTTATTCGCAGAATCCGCGAGAAAATCGAGGCCGATCCGGCCAAACCTCAATATCTATTGACCGTATGGGGTGTCGGGTATAAATTCAGGCCCAAATAA
- a CDS encoding acetylxylan esterase, with amino-acid sequence MTIIQEAIETLETIPYLGMRPQDFEEFWLEGLRGDTRVKARLELEEIPYPLSKVEVFTATVQSGDQVELKGYFLRPRAINLCETLPGLVRFHGYSGNRGQISELLFWALQGYAVLALDVRGQCGKTPDSRVYPAGAYAGWMTLGLESPHTHYLRQVYLDGVRAVEALANQPEVDEKRIGCIGKSQGGGLAVIAGGVINALGQEVNLKGGVKAVSAAIPFLADFRRSYQLQSGGPMEELSWYFQLHDPEHKREEKVFTTLDYFDGVHFAPWLGKETACLVSMGLKDTVCPPSTVYSLYKAICGEKKLLVYPEYGHESPDGFMDQQIEFFAKELL; translated from the coding sequence ATGACAATCATTCAAGAGGCCATAGAGACATTAGAAACCATCCCTTATCTGGGGATGCGACCCCAAGACTTTGAAGAATTCTGGCTGGAGGGTTTGCGAGGGGACACTCGGGTCAAGGCCCGCCTGGAGCTTGAAGAGATTCCTTATCCCTTGTCCAAGGTAGAGGTCTTCACGGCCACTGTGCAATCCGGGGATCAGGTAGAACTCAAAGGTTATTTTCTGCGGCCCAGAGCCATTAATCTCTGTGAGACCTTGCCCGGTCTGGTGCGCTTTCATGGGTATTCCGGTAACCGGGGTCAGATCTCGGAGCTTCTCTTTTGGGCCTTACAAGGATATGCTGTCCTGGCCTTGGATGTCCGAGGGCAATGCGGGAAAACACCGGATTCCAGAGTCTATCCCGCGGGGGCTTATGCCGGTTGGATGACTTTGGGTTTGGAATCTCCTCATACTCATTATCTTCGCCAAGTCTACCTGGACGGAGTTCGGGCCGTGGAAGCCCTGGCCAATCAGCCGGAAGTGGATGAAAAGCGAATTGGCTGTATAGGCAAAAGTCAAGGGGGAGGATTAGCAGTCATAGCAGGAGGGGTGATCAACGCTCTAGGGCAAGAGGTCAACCTAAAGGGCGGGGTGAAGGCAGTGAGTGCAGCGATTCCCTTTCTGGCTGATTTCCGCAGAAGCTACCAGCTGCAAAGCGGTGGACCCATGGAGGAGCTTTCTTGGTATTTTCAACTTCATGATCCAGAACATAAGCGAGAGGAAAAAGTCTTTACCACCCTGGACTATTTTGATGGGGTTCACTTTGCTCCCTGGCTGGGAAAAGAAACGGCCTGCCTGGTATCCATGGGCTTAAAGGATACGGTCTGCCCGCCTTCCACCGTCTATTCGCTGTATAAGGCGATCTGTGGAGAAAAGAAACTGCTAGTCTATCCGGAATATGGGCATGAATCGCCGGATGGATTTATGGATCAGCAGATAGAGTTTTTCGCAAAGGAACTTCTTTAG
- a CDS encoding DUF2164 domain-containing protein translates to MKKETTRINLTKEQKEEMASAIQRYFLKERDEEIGNLASSLMLDFIIKELAPEFYNQGVYDAYKLMNDRTEDLLSLQIYH, encoded by the coding sequence ATGAAAAAGGAAACAACTCGAATTAATCTAACCAAAGAACAAAAAGAAGAGATGGCTTCTGCCATCCAAAGATACTTCCTAAAGGAACGAGATGAGGAGATAGGGAATTTGGCTTCCAGCCTCATGCTGGATTTTATCATTAAAGAGTTAGCACCGGAATTCTACAATCAAGGAGTCTATGATGCTTACAAGCTGATGAACGATAGGACCGAAGACTTATTGTCCCTGCAGATTTATCACTGA
- a CDS encoding zinc-ribbon domain containing protein, with amino-acid sequence MYQEKVITCKDCGADFVFSVSEQEFYAEKGFTNEPGRCPSCRAARKQQSRGNGGYQRQERQMHPAVCASCGVETMVPFQPSGDKPVYCRDCFTPRNRY; translated from the coding sequence ATGTATCAAGAAAAAGTAATCACCTGTAAAGACTGTGGAGCTGATTTTGTATTCTCCGTTTCCGAGCAAGAATTCTACGCCGAAAAAGGCTTCACCAACGAGCCTGGCCGTTGCCCTTCCTGCCGTGCAGCAAGAAAGCAACAATCCCGTGGTAACGGCGGTTACCAACGCCAGGAGCGCCAAATGCATCCGGCAGTCTGCGCTTCATGCGGCGTAGAGACCATGGTGCCTTTCCAACCCAGTGGTGACAAACCGGTTTACTGCCGCGATTGCTTCACCCCACGCAACCGTTACTAA
- a CDS encoding c-type heme family protein, whose translation MRVKKLKYQLIIPTVIIVFILMSINILLVFQIQQNQAVNELKEKGLVLTQQLDSTWEFLSINQHRINTSAKGDFDFKGLNCSTAGMSIGVIFAEKNGYKIRYVNTNPRNSLNEPDPFEKEVLEELSNDTAIDSYWELVKEEGQRYFRYVTPMRIDETCLECHGEPAGEIDISGYAKEGMKIGDLAGAISITMPTDIQDQALVFNIFWQCMTFTLLIIGCVLAIYYFVTKRVTRPIEQLEAAVKQVGEGDLNVDLHNFDASEEIEDLAAHFDNMAKQLKELYSDLEHKVEQRTVELGKANEQLRIKQVQLEKVNFILKEDSQYKSDFLAMVSHELRTPLTAIIIFSEILLKKKAFENSSEEQILCEIKENSEVLLYMINNILDLARIETGKNSLSIETVDLVDVINNVECVIRPLAQRHDIHLTARVERGVPLIQGDYEKVRRIIENLAGNAIKFTPLGGNVTIHASLAEDQHYVKITVQDNGIGISQENQAHIFEKFIQVDSSSSRQYNGSGLGLALAKELTELHGGVISVESDLNKGSTFIVLLPIERQ comes from the coding sequence TTGAGAGTCAAAAAGCTAAAATATCAGCTCATTATTCCTACTGTCATCATCGTGTTCATTTTAATGAGCATCAACATATTGCTGGTGTTTCAAATTCAACAAAATCAAGCGGTTAACGAACTGAAGGAAAAGGGTCTGGTCCTGACCCAACAATTGGATTCTACTTGGGAATTTTTATCCATCAATCAACACAGGATCAATACCAGTGCCAAAGGCGACTTTGATTTTAAAGGGCTCAACTGTTCTACGGCAGGAATGAGTATCGGTGTTATTTTTGCTGAAAAAAACGGCTATAAGATCCGGTATGTGAATACGAATCCGCGTAATTCTTTGAATGAGCCTGATCCTTTTGAAAAAGAGGTTTTAGAAGAACTTTCTAATGATACCGCAATAGATTCCTATTGGGAATTGGTCAAGGAAGAGGGACAGCGCTATTTCCGCTATGTCACCCCTATGCGAATTGATGAAACCTGTCTGGAATGCCACGGTGAACCGGCGGGAGAAATTGATATTTCAGGCTATGCTAAAGAGGGAATGAAGATCGGTGATTTAGCTGGTGCTATCAGCATTACCATGCCCACTGATATTCAAGATCAGGCCCTTGTTTTTAACATATTCTGGCAGTGCATGACCTTTACCTTACTTATCATAGGTTGTGTTTTAGCCATTTACTACTTTGTTACTAAGCGGGTAACTAGGCCCATAGAACAACTGGAGGCTGCGGTGAAACAGGTTGGAGAAGGGGATCTGAACGTCGATTTGCATAATTTCGACGCATCGGAGGAGATCGAAGACTTGGCAGCCCATTTTGACAACATGGCGAAACAATTGAAGGAGCTGTACTCTGATTTAGAGCACAAAGTGGAACAGCGGACCGTAGAGCTGGGGAAAGCCAATGAACAATTGCGCATCAAGCAAGTGCAGCTCGAAAAGGTCAACTTCATATTAAAAGAAGACAGTCAGTATAAATCCGATTTTCTGGCCATGGTCAGCCATGAATTAAGAACTCCCTTGACGGCCATCATCATTTTTTCGGAGATCCTCCTCAAAAAGAAAGCCTTTGAAAACTCCTCGGAAGAACAAATCCTCTGTGAAATCAAAGAGAACAGTGAAGTATTGCTTTATATGATCAACAACATCCTGGATCTGGCGCGCATCGAGACCGGCAAGAATTCTCTGTCCATTGAGACGGTGGATTTAGTGGATGTCATCAATAATGTGGAATGCGTGATCCGCCCCTTAGCCCAGCGTCATGATATTCACTTAACAGCCCGGGTCGAACGGGGTGTGCCCCTCATTCAAGGAGATTATGAGAAAGTGCGCAGAATCATCGAGAACCTGGCCGGAAATGCTATTAAATTCACTCCCCTGGGCGGGAACGTAACGATTCATGCTTCCTTAGCTGAGGATCAGCACTATGTAAAGATCACGGTTCAGGACAACGGGATAGGGATTTCCCAGGAAAACCAAGCTCATATCTTTGAAAAGTTCATCCAGGTGGATTCATCCTCCTCAAGGCAGTATAACGGCAGCGGATTAGGGTTGGCCTTAGCTAAAGAACTTACCGAGCTGCATGGCGGGGTTATTTCCGTGGAGAGCGATTTGAATAAAGGCAGCACCTTCATAGTATTACTGCCCATTGAAAGACAGTAA
- a CDS encoding putative RNA methyltransferase, protein MPKSVLLNDGLTGHYMDILRCPICHNSMQLINRKSLICGDKHCFDLAKQGYVNLLSHGIKTKYNKQLFEARKLLAQSGFFEPLNEQLCELIQRDLNLSEAKSQNCSLKILDAGCGEGSHLANIQQKLGKNTGMRPLGVGMDLAKEGIQLAARDWESIFWCVGDLAQCPFEDRQFDVILNILSPANYSEFERILTDDGLVIKVVPGKEYLTELREIFYEETEKQDYSNAKTVELFENHLTLYKTVPLRYSMTLNQPLIANLVHMTPLTWGADEDRIGRALKLESLEITIDLTIMVGRKKCSGQEQMEVV, encoded by the coding sequence ATGCCAAAAAGCGTTCTCCTTAACGATGGCCTAACCGGCCACTATATGGACATACTAAGATGCCCCATCTGCCATAACTCGATGCAGCTTATTAATAGGAAAAGTTTAATCTGCGGGGACAAGCATTGTTTTGATCTGGCCAAGCAGGGCTATGTTAACTTATTATCCCATGGAATTAAGACCAAATACAATAAGCAATTGTTTGAAGCACGAAAACTCCTTGCCCAAAGCGGCTTCTTCGAGCCTCTGAATGAACAGCTCTGTGAATTAATCCAGAGGGATTTGAATCTCTCGGAAGCAAAGTCCCAGAACTGCTCCCTAAAAATTTTGGATGCCGGCTGTGGAGAGGGATCTCATCTAGCCAACATCCAACAAAAACTAGGGAAGAATACAGGCATGAGGCCCTTAGGAGTGGGGATGGACCTTGCCAAAGAAGGGATTCAACTGGCTGCCCGGGACTGGGAAAGCATTTTTTGGTGTGTAGGGGACCTTGCCCAATGCCCTTTTGAGGATCGTCAATTCGATGTGATTTTGAACATCTTATCCCCCGCCAATTACTCGGAATTCGAGAGAATCCTAACCGATGATGGGCTGGTCATTAAGGTCGTTCCAGGGAAAGAGTATCTCACGGAATTGCGGGAAATCTTTTACGAAGAAACAGAAAAACAGGATTACTCCAATGCCAAAACCGTGGAGCTCTTCGAAAACCATCTGACGCTCTATAAGACGGTGCCCCTCCGCTATTCTATGACTTTGAACCAGCCGCTGATCGCGAACCTGGTCCATATGACCCCTCTAACCTGGGGAGCCGACGAAGATCGGATCGGGAGGGCTCTCAAGTTGGAATCACTGGAGATTACTATCGATTTGACCATCATGGTAGGACGAAAAAAATGCTCTGGACAGGAACAAATGGAGGTAGTGTGA